Part of the Labilithrix sp. genome, GAACCTGCCCCCGATCGGCGCCGTGCTCGCGGTCGTCTTCTTGTTCGTGCTCGCGGAGTCGCTCACGCGGCCGCGCCTCGCCGACCTCTACGAGCTCTCGGGGCGGCTCCTCGTCTCGACCGCGCTCGCGTTCGCGCTCGCCGGCATCTTCTACGTGTTCATCACGTACATCGGCCGCTTCGGCGCGATGTACCTGAACGCCGTCCTCGCCGCGATCGTGTTCCTCGTGCTCTTCGAGCCGCTCGAGCACGAGTTCGAGACGCGCGTGAACAAGTTCTTCTTCCGCGAGCGCTACGACCTCGAGTCGAGCGTCGGCGAGCTGCGCCGCCGCCTCGCGCACACGCTCGAGAGCGCGGAGATGGTCGAGGTCGTCATCTCCGGCCTCGAGCAGTCGCGGCGCGTGACGACGTGCGCGGTCTACCTCCGCGATCCGGACGGCAACGGCTTCGACCTCGTCGGCTCGATCGGCCCCGCGCCGGCGACGCGGCTCGAGTCGCTCGCGATGCGTCCGCTCACCGATCGCCTGCAGCTCTCGATGTCGCTCGAGGAGCTCGCGCGCGAGGCCGACGCCGCGCCGCACGCGCGCGAGCTGCTCGCGCCGGTGCTCACCGCGGTCGACGCGCTCGGGCCGCTGAAGAGCTCCGTCATCCTCGCGATCCGCGGCGACGGCGAGGAGCTGGTGGGGCTGCTCTGCGTCGCGGACGACCGGGTGAAGGACGCCTTCACGCCGGAGGAGATCGCGCTCCTCGAGACGATCGCGGCGCAGATGGGCGTCGCGATCGCGAACAGCCGCATCTACGACCGGATGAAGGAGCGCGACCGCCTCGCCGCGCTCGGCTCGATGGCGGCGGGCCTCGCGCACGAGGTCAAGAACCCGCTCGGCGCGATCAAGGGCGCGGCGCAGCTGCTCGAGGAGGTGGCGCAGGGCGCGAAGGACCAGGACCCGACGACGGCGGAGTTCCTCGGCATCATCCTCGAGGAGACCGACCGCCTGAACCGCGTCGTCGGGAGCTTCCTCGACTACGCGCGCCCGCACGCGGGCAACCCGGTCCCGCTCGACATCAACGCCGCGGTGCGACGCAGCGTGCAGATCCTCTCGAGCCAGAAGACCGACGACGTCGACATCCGCCTCGACCTCGCGGACACGCTCCCGCGCGCGAGCATCGACCCGGAGAAGCTGCGGCAGGTCCTCATCAACCTCGTGCAGAACGCGGGGCAGGCGATGAACGGGAAGGGGAAGGTCACGATCACGACGAGCACGCGCAAGGCGTCGCGCGTCGCGTCGTGGGTGCACGCTCCGCCGACGACGGCGAGCGGTCGCTTGATGCTCGAGGAGCAGGTCGAGGTCGTCGACATCGCGGTCGCGGACACGGGGCCCGGCATCAGCGCGAAGGTCATCAAGAACCTCTTCGTGCCGTTCTTCACGACGAAGGAGAAGGGGACCGGCCTCGGCCTCGCGATCAGTCAGTCGATCGTCCAGAACGCCGGCGGCAGCATCCAGGTGCAGAGCCAGCAAGGTTCCGGCACGAAGTTCACGATCACGTTGCCCGCGTCGAACGACGTCCTCGCGACGCCGCCCCCGGGCTCGCTCTCGTCGGTCCCGGCGAGAGCAGCAGGCGAATGAAGCACGCGGTCGCGGGGCGCGTGGTCGCGGTCGTGGTCGCGTGCAGCTTCGCGTGTGGTGTCGCGCGGGCGGAGAAGCCGGGCGCGGTCGTGGTGGGGAGCGCGCTCTCGGTGCCGGTGGGACGCGCGACCGGCGCGACCGGCGACGGCGTGCGCGAGCTGCTCGGGAACGCGTCGCACACGACGATCGGCGCGCGCCTTCACCTCGCGCCGCGCGCGCGCCTCGCGATCGACGCGGGGCTCGAGATCGGTCAGGCCGGGCCCGCGATGCGTCGGGTCTGCTTCGTCTACGACGCGACGTGCCTGCTCCTCGGCGGCACGCTCTCGCTCGACGTCGAGGTCCCGCTCGTGATCCGGCGCGGCTGGGAGCTCTGGGCGCGCGAGGGCGTCGGCGTCGAGATCGTCGCGGCCGGAGCGGTGACCGACGCGCCGGAGGTCATGCTCATCGGCTTCGACCACCTGCGTCCGGGCGTGGGGGTGGACTTCCGCGTGAGCGAGCGGCACCGGCTCGGCGTCTTCACGCAGGCGTCGATCGGGACCTACGCGTTCGTGCGCACGACGAGCGATCCCGACGGCGCGCCGCGCGGCATCGGCGATCAGGGCGTCCACGCGCGCCTCGCGCTCGGCGCGCGGTGGGTGATCGAATGAAGCGTCTCGCGCTCGCTCTTGCGCTCTCGCTGCTCGGCTGCGAGTCGACGGGCCTGTCGCCCCTGGTCGAGGAGGAGGTGACGTACGAGTGTCCGTCGCGTCCGCCGTCGGGGCGGCCGCGCATGTTGATCGTCGACACGCAGCTCGATCCCACGCTGCCGGAGCTCGCGCCGTCGATCGCGGGTTGTTACCGCTTCGAGTGCGACGACGCGGGCGAGAGCTGCGCGGTGGTCCCCGGGGTGAAGCTGCGGCGACGCAAGACGACGCGTCGCACGCCGCCGGATCCGGCGGCGTGGAACGCGGCGCTCGCGCAGAAGCGTGCGCCGGACGGTCTCGTCGCGACGATGGAGTATCCGATCTTCGGGGTGGGGCCGGAGGGCGATCACGGCACCGCCGTCGCGAGCGCCGCGATGTACGGCCTCGCGGGCGTCGACCTGCTCTTCCTCCAGGTGCCGCTCCGCCGCGAGACGGAGGCGATCGAGTGTCCGAGCGCGTCGGAGATCGACGAGGAGATCCGCAAGGCCACCGATCCGGTGGCGCGGGCGGAGCGCGTCGGTGCGCCGCTCTCGCCGGAGGAGCGGGAGTACGTCGAGCTGATGCGCCGCGAGCGCATCGACGTCTCGAACGAGAGCTTCGGGAGCTCACGCCCCGAGCTCGAGGTCGCGTGTCCCAACCTGCGGTGGCGCGAGTACTTCGAGGCGGAGGGCCGGGTCGTTCGCGAACGCGAGGCGGCGCTCGACGCGCAGGGAGCGTTCGCGGGGATCGCGGTCACGGTGGTGAAGGCGGCCGGCAACGACGGCGCGTACGTCACGTCGCTCGCGGACGTCGACTACTGCCACGAGGACCGAACGGGCGGTTTCGGCGCGGGCTCGAAGACGATCGTGGTCGGCAGCTACGACGTCGACGACCTGACGCTGAGCTTCTTCACGAACCATGGCCCGTGCGTCGACGTGTACGCCCCCGGCTCACGCATCCTCGTCCCCGACGCCAACGGCATCCTACGCCTCACCTACGGCACGAGCCTCGCGGCCCCCCTCGTCACCCGCCTCATCGCAACGCTGCCCCGCGACCCGCCCGCCGCGACGGTGGCGCGCGTCCGCGCTCTCGCCAAGAACAAGATGCTGCCCCTGTCCCTCTTCCCCCCGGGCCTCCTCTTCGACGACAAGACGACCCCCCGCGCGCTGCCCCGACGCTGACGTTACGGCGTCGCGCCGGCGTCGCGGGCGATGGCGTCGAGGAGGGCGCGTGCCTCGGCGCGGCGGTAGGTGCCGGCGGCGAAGTGTTCGAGCTCGGTCTTCGCTTCTACGACGCGGCCGAGGCGGACGAGCGCGAGCGCGCGGTTGTAGCGAGCCTCCGGCGCGAGCGCGCCGTTGGGGGCGGCGGCGAGGTAGCGGTCCCACGCGGCGAGGGCGCGCTGCGCGTCGCGCTCGACGAAGTGGATGCGGTTCGCTTCGGCGAACAGCTTGGCCTCGTGCGCCGACGGCGCCGCGCTCGCGCCGCTCGACGGCGCGGAGGTGCCGCTGCCGTTCGC contains:
- a CDS encoding S8 family serine peptidase, with the protein product MKRLALALALSLLGCESTGLSPLVEEEVTYECPSRPPSGRPRMLIVDTQLDPTLPELAPSIAGCYRFECDDAGESCAVVPGVKLRRRKTTRRTPPDPAAWNAALAQKRAPDGLVATMEYPIFGVGPEGDHGTAVASAAMYGLAGVDLLFLQVPLRRETEAIECPSASEIDEEIRKATDPVARAERVGAPLSPEEREYVELMRRERIDVSNESFGSSRPELEVACPNLRWREYFEAEGRVVREREAALDAQGAFAGIAVTVVKAAGNDGAYVTSLADVDYCHEDRTGGFGAGSKTIVVGSYDVDDLTLSFFTNHGPCVDVYAPGSRILVPDANGILRLTYGTSLAAPLVTRLIATLPRDPPAATVARVRALAKNKMLPLSLFPPGLLFDDKTTPRALPRR
- a CDS encoding GAF domain-containing protein, giving the protein MLLRGRRSAHWLFAAFSTCVAFWYVSQSLAGLLEDPARSLFDRATTILTVLLPQFAVHLFHSITPLEHTSGIGARLPRISAALGIPMLAVALSPFERAGAALKALALGSLYFYVVGVLAVALVSLWRRGEKSPSRAVRDRIRFLASVGALAMTFTLADFVAFLGVNLPPIGAVLAVVFLFVLAESLTRPRLADLYELSGRLLVSTALAFALAGIFYVFITYIGRFGAMYLNAVLAAIVFLVLFEPLEHEFETRVNKFFFRERYDLESSVGELRRRLAHTLESAEMVEVVISGLEQSRRVTTCAVYLRDPDGNGFDLVGSIGPAPATRLESLAMRPLTDRLQLSMSLEELAREADAAPHARELLAPVLTAVDALGPLKSSVILAIRGDGEELVGLLCVADDRVKDAFTPEEIALLETIAAQMGVAIANSRIYDRMKERDRLAALGSMAAGLAHEVKNPLGAIKGAAQLLEEVAQGAKDQDPTTAEFLGIILEETDRLNRVVGSFLDYARPHAGNPVPLDINAAVRRSVQILSSQKTDDVDIRLDLADTLPRASIDPEKLRQVLINLVQNAGQAMNGKGKVTITTSTRKASRVASWVHAPPTTASGRLMLEEQVEVVDIAVADTGPGISAKVIKNLFVPFFTTKEKGTGLGLAISQSIVQNAGGSIQVQSQQGSGTKFTITLPASNDVLATPPPGSLSSVPARAAGE